From a region of the Salmo trutta chromosome 10, fSalTru1.1, whole genome shotgun sequence genome:
- the LOC115201161 gene encoding cholesterol 25-hydroxylase-like protein has protein sequence MSSSHTTRLSTMLLQSLWDFILGYNAWLRSPFFPVLFSLSVYLTFCLPFVVLDLLSPRLAWIRTFKIQQKSHVSWTMMWSCLALSLYNHVVFLFPLTVLHWFWRPASFIAEAPGTLRLIWDVVACLLLFDFQYFIWHLLHHKVPWLYRTFHKVHHKHTSTFVLTTEYSGAYETLSLGFFAGVNPLLLGCHPLTEMLFNVLNIWLSVEDHSGYDLPWSTHRLVPFGLYGGAPHHDLHHLKFKSNYAPYFTHWDRVFGTLHKHSD, from the coding sequence ATGTCAAGCTCACACACAACAAGACTGAGCACAATGCTTCTACAGAGCCTATGGGACTTCATACTGGGATATAATGCGTGGCTCAGATCACCTTTCTTCCCTGTGCTTTTCTCCCTCAGTGTCTACCTcaccttctgcctgcccttcgTGGTTCTGGACCTCCTCTCCCCCAGGCTGGCCTGGATCAGGACCTTTAAGATCCAGCAGAAGAGCCACGTCTCCTGGACCATGATGTGGAGCTGCCTGGCTCTCTCCCTCTACAACCATGTAGTGTTCCTCTTCCCTCTCACTGTGCTGCACTGGTTCTGGAGACCAGCCAGCTTCATAGCCGAGGCCCCCGGAACGCTGCGTCTCATCTGGGACGTGGTCGCCTGCCTACTCCTGTTCGACTTTCAATATTTCATCTGGCATCTGCTGCACCATAAGGTGCCCTGGCTGTACCGGACATTCCACAAGGTGCACCACAAGCACACATCCACCTTCGTACTGACCACGGAGTACTCTGGGGCCTATGAGACCCTGTCTCTGGGCTTCTTCGCTGGGGTCAACCCTCTGCTGCTGGGCTGCCACCCCCTGACAGAGATGCTCTTCAATGTTCTGAATATCTGGCTTTCTGTGGAGGACCACTCTGGCTATGACCTGCCCTGGTCCACGCATAGACTGGTGCCCTTTGGGCTCTACGGTGGAGCTCCACACCACGACCTGCACCATCTGAAGTTCAAGTCCAACTATGCTCCATACTTCACACACTGGGACAGGGTTTTTGGGACATTGCACAAGCATTCAGACTGA